The following nucleotide sequence is from Armatimonadota bacterium.
GAGAAGCACTGGATTACGTTAGTAACTTTCGAGCCAGAGGAAACTCCTCCACAAGCGTTTATACAGTCGATTTGTCGGAAATTGATAACAGTCCCAGAACCTAATAGCAATACAATGGCTTCTTTTTATTTCAATCTCCTATCCGCACCGTTTCATAGCGACCCATTAACAGTAAGGAAATACACATCCGATCTTTTGGCAAAAGCAATTCGCGACCAACTAAGCCGCGAAAAGTACGACATAATCCACTGCGAGTCAACGCCATTAGCACGAACAGCTCTACAAGCAGCAGGCAGTCCTGATTGCATCGGCACACAAAACGTCGAAGCTCAAATCTGGCTGAGATATGCTGAAACATCGGTTAATCCATTAAAACGGTTTTTTATGTTTGACCAATATCGAAAGATTTTTAAATACGAAGCGGAGACATACCGAGATTTTGCCAGGGTTTTGGTTGTTTCCAATGATGACCGGCGATTAATAGCGGATTGGTATGGACTCGACTCGGTAGTGGTGCCTAATGGGGTAGATACCGAATATTTCCACCCAAGATTCTCCGAGCGAGACCCTTTAAACATCGCTTATATTGGAGCAATGGACTGGCGGCCAAACCAAGATGCCGTACTTTATTTCTTGAAAGAAATCTGGCCCATCGTGAAAGCTAAAGTACCCAAGGTAACATTCTCAATTGTAGGTCGAAAGCCACCAAAGAGCATTCTTAAAGTAGCCAGGCTTGATAAAAGTATCGAAGTAACCGGCACCGTCAAAGATGTGCGGCCCAATCTATGCCGCGCCTCCGTATGCGTTGTTCCTCTTCGAATCGGAGGAGGTAGCAGGTTAAAAATCTTAGAGGCGCTTGCCACATGCACACCTGTGGTCTCTACAACCGTGGGTGCTGAAGGACTAAAAGGCATCGAGCCTTGGGTGGCAATAGAAGATAACCCTAGGGAATTCGCCGAACGAGTAATTCATTTGTTGAAATCGCCAACTCCAAACGAAAAAATGCAAGAAGCAAGAAAGTTTGTCGCTGAACAGTACAGCTGGAAGGCATCGGCAGAACGCATTGAAAGTGTTTGGAATGATTTGCCAAAAACTTCGCGCCCGGGGTTGTTTCAACATGCGGCTTAGACTTTGCTTATTAAACATTGCATATTCGGGAGCAAATCCGCATCTCATACGCGAGCTATCGCGTCGCGTGGATTTGGATATTGTGGATGTACCGTTTCCTAAGCTTACTGACTTAACACTCAAGCTGAAAACGTTCCATCCACGACTGGCCGTGTGGAAGCGCCGCTATTCGC
It contains:
- a CDS encoding glycosyltransferase family 4 protein, whose amino-acid sequence is MIDLLKMKIMVITTRMPFPLDNGGKLRTYNLLRRLSEKHWITLVTFEPEETPPQAFIQSICRKLITVPEPNSNTMASFYFNLLSAPFHSDPLTVRKYTSDLLAKAIRDQLSREKYDIIHCESTPLARTALQAAGSPDCIGTQNVEAQIWLRYAETSVNPLKRFFMFDQYRKIFKYEAETYRDFARVLVVSNDDRRLIADWYGLDSVVVPNGVDTEYFHPRFSERDPLNIAYIGAMDWRPNQDAVLYFLKEIWPIVKAKVPKVTFSIVGRKPPKSILKVARLDKSIEVTGTVKDVRPNLCRASVCVVPLRIGGGSRLKILEALATCTPVVSTTVGAEGLKGIEPWVAIEDNPREFAERVIHLLKSPTPNEKMQEARKFVAEQYSWKASAERIESVWNDLPKTSRPGLFQHAA